One region of Drosophila kikkawai strain 14028-0561.14 chromosome 2R, DkikHiC1v2, whole genome shotgun sequence genomic DNA includes:
- the Sec71 gene encoding brefeldin A-inhibited guanine nucleotide-exchange protein 1 codes for MHNNSTKTKEMFIVRALEKILADKDIRRSHHSQLKKSCDSALEQIKAELISAGQIAEGNELPCAALPLPKNDAASIINAETYFLPFELACKSRSPRIVVTALDCLQKLIAYGHLTGSIQDSANPGHLLIDRIVVTIYGCFSGPQTDEGVQLQIIKALLTVVTSQHVEIHETTLLQAVRTCYDIYLSSKNLVNQTTARATLTQMLNVIFARMENQVYEVPPPPSHPMNGSVHSEDWTNGGGEEALGDADEVIASEILAEIITAAYNEATKDQESGGDAEPIANGNDSSSHSDHDSVELHSENDAVVTAKFTHILQKDAFLVFRSLCKLSMKPLPEGHPDPKSHELRSKVLSLHLLLLILQNAGPVFRSNEMFIMAIKQYLCVALSNNGVSLVPEVFELSLSIFVALLSNFKVHLKRQIEVFFKEIFLNILEANSSSFEHKWMVIQALTRICADAQSVVDIYVNYDCDFSAANLFERLVNDLSKIAQGRQALELGANPMQEKSMRIRGLECLVSILKCMVEWSKDLYVNPNMPAPPLQVQSPTATEQDQADITIQTAHSGSSHSLNSNQEQLQDLPEALEERKMRKEVMETGIELFNRKPKKGVQFLQEKQLLGPTCQDIAHWLHEDERLDKTVIGNYLGENDDHSKAVMCAYIDDFNFRQLEVVAALRILLEEFRLPGEAQKIDRLMEKFASRYCECNPQNQLFQSADTVYVLAFSIIMLTTDLHSPQVKHKMTKEQYIKMNRGISDSKGDLPEEYLSSIYDEIAEHEIKMKNNSGMLQQPKPLGKQAFITEKRRKLLWNMEMEVISLTATNLMQSVSHVKSPFTSAKHLEHVRPMFKMAWTPFLAAFSVGLQDCDDPEIASLCLNGIRCAIRIACIFHMSLERDAYVQALARFTLLNANSPINEMKAKNIDTIKTLIMVAHTDGNYLGSSWLDIVKCISQLELAQLIGTGVRPQYLSGAQTTLKDSLNPSVKEHIGETSSQSVVVAVDRIFTGSMRLDGDAIVDFVKALCQVSVDELQQPQPRMFSLQKIVEISYYNMERIRLQWSRIWQVLGEHFNAVGCNSNEEISFFALDSLRQLSMKFMEKGEFSNFRFQKDFLRPFEHIMKKNASPAIRDMVVRCIAQMVNSQAHNIRSGWKNIFSIFHLAAGDHEEPIVELAFQTTGKIIGDLYQRQFAIMVDSFQDAVKCLSEFATARFPDTSMEAIRLVRTCAQCVHEAPQLFAEHAGMENDASVAEEDRVWVRGWFPMLFSLSCVVNRCKLDVRTRALTVLFEIVKTYGESFKPNWWKDLFNVIFRIFDNMKLPEHVTEKSEWMTTTCNHALYAIIDVFTQYFDVLGHLLLEELFAQLHWCVQQSNEQLARSGTNCLENLVISNGFKFNESTWDKTCQCILDIFNATLPQELLSWRPKAHSSNNQPQDHNQFEALHIRCVVQLELIQTMDNIVFFPATSRKEDAETLAQAAADLTGGRNGSQAQLLECQREEQGMYGYLRTRQLLTLADCLMQSHRFAKRFNTDHDQRSLLWRAGFKGSVKPNLLKQETSSLACVLRIFFKMYGDENRRSDWPGIEQELVQVCKEALGYYLSLQSEAHRDAWTSLLLLILTRLLKMSDARFATHVSNYYSLLCEMMCFDLKPELRSVLRRVFMRIGPVFNIMSVK; via the exons ATGCACAACAACTCCACGAAGACCAAGGAAATGTTCATCGTGCGTGCTCTAGAAAAGATCCTTGCCGACAAGGACATTCGGCGCTCCCACCATTCGCAGCTGAAGAAATCCTGCGACTCGGCGCTGGAGCAGATCAAGGCAGAGCTGATCAGCGCCGGACAGATCGCCGAGGGCAACGAGCTGCCCTGCGCCGCCCTCCCGCTGCCAAAGAACGATGCGGCGAGCATCATCAATGCGGAAACCTACTTTTTGCCCTTCGAGCTGGCTTGCAAGAGCCGCTCGCCCCGAATCGTGGTCACGGCCTTGGACTGTCTGCAGAAGCTTATTGCCTATGGCCATCTCACCGGTTCCATCCAGGACTCGGCGAATCCCGGTCACTTGCTGATAGACCGCATCGTGGTGACCATTTACGGATGCTTCAGCGGGCCCCAAACGGATGAGGGCGTTCAGCTGCAGATCATCAAGGCGCTGCTCACGGTGGTCACCTCGCAGCATGTGGAGATCCATGAGACCACGCTGCTGCAGGCGGTGCGCACTTGCTACGACATCTACCTGTCCAGCAAGAACTTGGTCAACCAGACAACGGCCCGAGCGACGCTTACCCAGATGCTAAACGTGATCTTTGCCCGCATGGAAAACCAGGTGTACGAGGTGCCGCCTCCGCCTTCGCATCCAATGAACGGCAGCGTTCACTCCGAGGACTGGACCAACGGTGGTGGAGAGGAGGCATTGGGGGATGCTGACGAGGTTATTGCCTCCGAGATTCTGGCGGAGATCATAACAG CCGCTTATAATGAGGCCACTAAGGACCAGGAATCTGGCGGAGATGCTGAGCCCATTGCCAATGGAAACGACTCCTCGTCGCACTCCGATCACGACAGCGTGGAACTACACAGCGAGAACGATGCGGTGGTCACGGCCAAGTTCACGCACATTCTGCAGAAGGATGCCTTTCTAGTGTTTCGTTCCCTGTGCAAGCTATCGATGAAACCGCTGCCGGAGGGTCATCCCGATCCCAAGTCGCATGAGCTGCGCTCGAAGGTGCTGTCgctgcacctgctgctgctaatTCTGCAGAATGCCGGACCGGTTTTTCGCTCGAACGAGATGTTTATCATGGCCATCAAGCAGTATCTGTGCGTGGCCTTGTCCAACAACGGGGTGAGCCTCGTGCCGGAGGTCTTCGAGCTGTCGCTGTCGATTTTCGTGGCCCTGTTGTCCAACTTCAAGGTGCACCTTAAGCGCCAGATCGAGGTCTTTTTCAAGGAGATATTCCTCAACATCTTGGAGGCGAACTCGAGCAGCTTCGAGCACAAGTGGATGGTGATCCAGGCGCTGACGCGGATCTGTGCCGATGCCCAGTCGGTGGTGGATATCTATGTGAACTACGACTGCGACTTCTCGGCAGCAAACCTTTTCGAGCGGTTAGTCAACGATCTGTCGAAGATTGCCCAGGGGCGGCAGGCCCTCGAGCTGGGCGCCAATCCCATGCAGGAGAAATCAATGCGCATTCGCGGCCTGGAGTGCCTGGTTTCCATACTTAAGTGCATGGTGGAGTGGAGCAAGGACCTGTACGTTAACCCCAATATGCCTGCTCCCCCCTTGCAGGTACAATCGCCAACGGCCACTGAGCAGGATCAGGCGGATATAACCATCCAGACCGCGCACAGCGGCTCGAGCCACAGCCTCAACTCGAATCAGGAGCAGCTTCAGGATCTGCCCGAGGCGCTTGAGGAGCGCAAGATGCGCAAGGAGGTCATGGAAACGGGCATTGAGCTTTTCAATCGCAAGCCGAAGAAGGGCGTCCAGTTTCTGCAGGAGAAGCAGCTTCTGGGCCCCACCTGCCAGGACATTGCCCACTGGCTGCACGAGGACGAGCGATTGGATAAGACCGTCATTGGAAATTACCTGGGTGAGAACGACGACCACTCCAAGGCAGTGATGTGTGCCTACATCGACGACTTCAACTTTCGCCAGTTGGAAGTAGTGGCCGCCCTAAGGATACTGCTCGAGGAGTTCCGGCTGCCGGGCGAGGCGCAGAAGATAGATCGGTTGATGGAGAAGTTCGCCAGCAGGTACTGCGAGTGCAATCCGCAGAACCAGCTCTTCCAGAGCGCCGACACAGTCTACGTGCTGGCCTTCAGCATCATTATGTTGACTACGGACCTGCATTCGCCGCAGGTCAAGCACAAGATGACCAAGGAGCAGTACATCAAAATGAACCGCGGCATCAGCGACAGCAAGGGGGACCTGCCTGAGGAGTACCTGTCCTCCATCTACGACGAGATTGCCGAACACGAGATCAAGATGAAGAACAACTCGGGTATGCTCCAACAGCCCAAGCCCCTGGGCAAGCAGGCCTTCATCACGGAGAAGCGGCGCAAGCTGCTGTGGAACATGGAAATGGAGGTCATTTCCCTGACGGCCACCAATCTGATGCAATCCGTGTCCCACGTCAAGTCGCCCTTCACTTCGGCGAAGCATCTGGAGCACGTGCGTCCCATGTTCAAAATGGCCTGGACGCCCTTCCTAGCCGCCTTTTCGGTGGGCCTGCAGGACTGCGATGATCCGGAAATTGCATCCCTCTGTCTGAACGGAATCCGCTGTGCCATTCGGATCGCCTGCATCTTCCACATGTCGCTCGAGCGGGACGCCTATGTGCAGGCCCTGGCGAGGTTCACCCTTCTGAATGCCAACTCGCCCATTAACGAAATGAAGGCCAAGAATATCGACACCATCAAGACGCTGATTATGGTGGCTCACACAGATGGCAACTACCTGGGCAGCAGCTGGCTGGATATCGTCAAGTGCATTAGCCAGCTGGAGCTGGCCCAGCTTATTGGGACCGGGGTACGGCCCCAGTATCTTTCTGGAGCGCAAACCACTCTGAAGGACTCGCTGAATCCGAGCGTGAAGGAGCACATCGGCGAGACGAGCAGCCAGAGCGTGGTGGTGGCCGTCGATCGCATCTTCACTGGTTCCATGCGACTGGATGGCGATGCCATCGTCGACTTTGTGAAGGCCCTGTGTCAGGTTTCGGTGGACGAactgcagcagccgcagccaaGGATGTTCTCCCTGCAGAAGATCGTTGAGATTAGCTACTACAACATGGAGCGCATCCGTTTGCAGTGGTCGCGCATATGGCAAGTGCTGGGCGAGCACTTCAATGCCGTCGGATGCAACAGCAACGAGGAGATCTCCTTCTTTGCCCTGGACTCGCTGCGTCAGCTGTCGATGAAGTTCATGGAGAAGGGCGAGTTCAGTAACTTCCGTTTCCAGAAGGACTTTCTGCGGCCCTTCGAGCACATCATGAAGAAGAACGCATCGCCGGCTATTCGCGACATGGTGGTGCGCTGCATCGCCCAGATGGTGAACTCGCAGGCCCATAATATTCGCTCTGGCTGGAAGAACATCTTCAGCATCTTCCACCTGGCAGCGGGAGACCACGAGGAGCCGATTGTAGAGCTCGCCTTTCAAACCACTGGCAAGATCATCGGGGACTTGTACCAGCGCCAGTTTGCCATCATGGTGGACTCGTTCCAGGATGCTGTCAAGTGCCTGTCCGAGTTCGCCACCGCCCGCTTTCCGGACACCAGCATGGAGGCCATCCGCCTAGTGCGCACCTGCGCCCAGTGCGTCCACGAGGCTCCCCAGTTGTTCGCCGAACATGCAGGCATGGAGAATGACGCCTCGGTGGCCGAGGAGGATCGCGTGTGGGTGCGCGGGTGGTTCCCCATGCTCTTCTCGCTCTCGTGCGTGGTTAACCGCTGCAAGCTGGACGTTCGGACCCGAGCCCTGACCGTGCTCTTTGAGATTGTGAAGACGTATGGCGAGAGCTTCAAGCCCAACTGGTGGAAGGACCTGTTCAACGTCATCTTCCGCATCTTCGACAACATGAAGCTGCCGGAGCACGTGACCGAGAAGTCCGAGTGGATGACGACCACCTGCAACCATGCGTTATACGCCATCATAGACGTCTTTACGCAGTACTTTGACGTGCTCGGCCACTTGCTGCTGGAGGAGCTCTTCGCCCAGCTGCACTGGTGCGTTCAGCAAAGCAATGAGCAGCTTGCACGATCCGGCACCAACTGCTTGGAGAACCTGGTCATCTCGAATGGCTTCAAGTTCAACGAGTCCACCTGGGACAAGACCTGCCAGTGCATCCTGGACATATTCAACGCCACACTTCCCCAGGAGCTGCTGAGCTGGCGCCCAAAAGCACATTCCAGTAACAATCAGCCCCAGGATCACAACCAGTTCGAGGCACTGCACATCCGCTGTGTGGTACAGCTGGAACTGATTCAGACCATGGACAACATCGTATTCTTTCCGGCCACATCCCGGAAAGAAGATGCCGAAACTCTGGCCCAAGCGGCTGCGGACTTGACTGGCGGCAGGAACGGATCGCAGGCCCAGCTCCTCGAGTGTCAGCGGGAGGAGCAGGGAATGTACGGCTACTTAAGAACCCGACAGCTGCTCACTCTAGCCGACTGCTTAATGCAGTCGCATCGGTTCGCCAAACGCTTTAATACCGACCACGATCAGCGCAGTCTTCTGTGGCGGGCAGGGTTCAAGGGGTCGGTGAAGCCGAATCTGCTCAAGCAGGAGACCTCGTCCCTGGCCTGCGTTCTGCGCATCTTTTTTAAGATGTACGGCGATGAGAACCGGCGCAGCGACTGGCCGGGCATCGAGCAGGAGCTGGTCCAGGTCTGCAAGGAGGCGCTGGGTTACTACCTGAGCTTGCAAAGCGAGGCCCACCGAGATGCCTGGACATCGCTTCTGCTGCTCATCCTGACGCGACTGCTTAAGATGTCCGATGCAAGG TTTGCAACCCACGTGTCCAACTACTACAGTCTGCTGTGCGAGATGATGTGCTTCGACCTCAAGCCCGAACTGAGAAGTGTCCTTAGGCGTGTGTTCATGCGCATAGGTCCAGTATTTAATATAATGAGCGTTAAATAG